CAGCAGCCTCTTATCCACCGATGCGCTCCTGCACCATGCACTGACCGGTTTCGAGATCGACCTCGGTCTTGAGATACATCGGGTCGGGTATGGGCTGAGCCCAGAGATCGCCGGTGATCTCGAACATCAGCGTGTTGCGGTTCATGAGCTGAGTGTTCTTGACCGCTCGAACCTTGATCGTGCCGGGGAGCATGCGGGGTTCGTAGCGTTGGATCGCGCGTGCAACCATGGCTTCGAGTTGTACTACGCTGACACCTGACGCAGTGGTTCCTGAAAGATCCACGATCCCGAAGTTGACGACCGAACTCTCGACATTGGGAAACCCCGAGAGATCCTCGGCTGTTGAGCGAGCGGGGGTATTGAGCAGCCACGACAGATCGCGCAACACCGCCTGACGGATCTGTCGAAGAGAAAACACTCGCTTGTTGCGACTCTCCTTGTTGTGCTCGGGCTCTTCATCAGTCAGCCGATCGAGCAAGCAAGGTTGAAGCCGTTCACTCGGAGTCAGTTCGGCCATGGTCCTCGCCCTGCTGGGGATGATCGAACTCGATGCGGCGTGTCTGCATGATCGGAAACTCGCCGACGTCAGTTGCCCACATTCTCTGCCCGAAAACAACGAACATCTCATCGCCTAGGTCCACGAACTCGGTTCGTCGCGACATGCGGATCGCGTAGTCATCGTGTATCTCGGACCCAGGGTAACGCGTTGGGATCAGCCCCATGGCGTCCCCGCCATTGACCCATCGCAGGCTTACAGGTGTCCAGACGGCATCGCGCAGATCCTGCGGCGGCTCGACATCGATCGACGCGATATGCGACATCGGCACCCAGTAATACTTTCCTTCGAGCATGAGTTCGATCATCGGGCCGAGGCGCTCGTCGGCGTCTGCTGCCCAGGCGAACTCGGTAGTCTCGGCTTGGTCACCGGAGTGAACGGTGATGCGGCCAGCGACGGCCGGGGCATCCTCGAAGGCCTGCGCCCTCAACTCGCCGGCGGCACGATGCTGTCCGCGGGCCGTCATCCCGCAAGCCTGTACCATCATGCCAACCCATGGTGCGGGCTCGCCGAGGAGGAGTGGGCTGCGATTGCCAGCAAAGACTTCACGCCGAAAGGCTTCGCACTGAATGACGCTGCGCCCGACGGTTGAGAGCATCTGGTTGAGGCCATCGAGATCCGATGCCACACTGGCCTGAGTGAGCGCTTTGTCCCAATCGCCAAGGACGCACAGGAGCTGGAAGAGAAAGACGCGTTTGGCGGGGTCAGAGGGATCCTGCCGAATCGCGTCCTTGAGCTTGTCGAGGGCTTCGGCGGGCTTGCCCTGCCTGATGAGTTCTTCAGCGGCGATTGCTTTGGTAGCCATGAAACCCTCTTGTGCTCAGGAGCGATGAGTCGGGACCGAGTGTACCCGAAAAAAGAACCGGCAGCGAGCCGAAACTCGCTGCCGGAAGTGTATGGTGGGTTCCACGGTTGTAGAGCGGTCAGATGGGCTTGTTCTCGAGGGTGCTCCATGCGGCCTTGACGTCCGCGCCGGTCTTGCCGCCGCCGCGTGGGTCGGTCGGGGTGTAGGAGAGGTGGATCTCGCCGTAGCGGAAGGAGATCTCTTCGAGGGGGATCAGGTCGGAGCCTTCGGTCGAGCCTGACGCCCGGCAGGAACTGACGATGACGTCCTTCATGATGTAGGTCATGAACGTGGTCTTCTCGCCCATGGCGCGAGCCAGTTCGATCTTGATCTCGGGAATCGGCTTGGCATTGCAGCAATGGAGGAAGAGTTGGGGGCTTGCGGTGTCGAGGCGCTTGACGATGCTGAAGTCAGAGTGGTCGCTGCGGCCTCCGGCGTGAGTGCCTTGTGCGCTGGCTGCACCACCGGTGGACTGGGTGACGCCCTGGTTGAAGGCCTGGATTTCGATCCAGTCCTTGTGAGCCGCGTCGGTGCTGT
This is a stretch of genomic DNA from Phycisphaeraceae bacterium. It encodes these proteins:
- a CDS encoding type VI secretion system tube protein Hcp, encoding MSFDGFLNIQGIKGDSTDAAHKDWIEIQAFNQGVTQSTGGAASAQGTHAGGRSDHSDFSIVKRLDTASPQLFLHCCNAKPIPEIKIELARAMGEKTTFMTYIMKDVIVSSCRASGSTEGSDLIPLEEISFRYGEIHLSYTPTDPRGGGKTGADVKAAWSTLENKPI
- the tssE gene encoding type VI secretion system baseplate subunit TssE, producing MAELTPSERLQPCLLDRLTDEEPEHNKESRNKRVFSLRQIRQAVLRDLSWLLNTPARSTAEDLSGFPNVESSVVNFGIVDLSGTTASGVSVVQLEAMVARAIQRYEPRMLPGTIKVRAVKNTQLMNRNTLMFEITGDLWAQPIPDPMYLKTEVDLETGQCMVQERIGG
- a CDS encoding tetratricopeptide repeat protein: MATKAIAAEELIRQGKPAEALDKLKDAIRQDPSDPAKRVFLFQLLCVLGDWDKALTQASVASDLDGLNQMLSTVGRSVIQCEAFRREVFAGNRSPLLLGEPAPWVGMMVQACGMTARGQHRAAGELRAQAFEDAPAVAGRITVHSGDQAETTEFAWAADADERLGPMIELMLEGKYYWVPMSHIASIDVEPPQDLRDAVWTPVSLRWVNGGDAMGLIPTRYPGSEIHDDYAIRMSRRTEFVDLGDEMFVVFGQRMWATDVGEFPIMQTRRIEFDHPQQGEDHGRTDSE